Genomic window (Drosophila ananassae strain 14024-0371.13 chromosome 3L, ASM1763931v2, whole genome shotgun sequence):
atttttatgTCCATTGAAAGTCGTCGTAAAAAACGAAGAGCTGGCGGAACAATACACTGTGTATTCCAGCGTCGAACAATGCCAATTCAGGAACCGAAAAAACGAAGGGAAAGAAATAATCATTAGGCCAACAAAGGACCCTCTCCTGGTGGAGGATTGAGGTTGGCCGGCCAGCCTCTTCTATCGGGTTGAGTGCGTTGTCAAATGCTGACCAGGCACGGTTTCCTGCCAggacacaaacaaaaacaaaaccaaaaaaagatAGTCCTAAGCGAAATGCCAAAATAAACACTTGTCGCTGGTGAGACATGGAGTGGTTGAGGTGGTTCTTCCGTTTCAACCAcaaaagagaatattttccAGCTCAGCACGCGTTTAGGCGCTGGTGCGTGCCACATCGCTTGCCCCAATCCCCCACACCCCACAAAAAAAGAACCAAAATGCCCTGAGACCATTAGCCATGTGAGGGCGAGAAACataaagaatttttatatataccTATGTTCTGAGGTGTGGGCGGAGGACAGACGGACGGCAGACAGAGGGACGGCTCAATCTTTTCACGGTCCTGTCGAGCTGCCCGGAATGACTTTTCCCACCGCCCTGctttgtaataaaaatgtagACAATTTTTACGACACTGTACAGCGAACAGCACAAGTGGACATTCCGCTTTTATTTCTTCATTAAAAAGCAGTATTGATTGCCCACCAGTTGGGCCATCCTCTTGGCCCGCAGGACATCCATACTTTTATTATAGTTGGCACACACAAAGGGGCTTTGTCAGTGGCGTTATTGGGCTTTCTACAGATCTGCCTGTATTTGATTTATCCGTATTGAAAATCATATCTTTTTCGTTTGGCTTTCATATTTTAGTGCAGGCCGGCGCAGGCTTAAAGGTGGCTTTGATGCTCTTAATAAAAAGAACATGTTGATACAAAGATTACCattcaaattgaaataaaactTGATTTCATTTTCCTAAAGCCATGCTCAGAAATTGATTACGGGTGGGTATTCTGTCTCCCTAATGTGCTAACAATTTTTCATCACCGAGTAACGACTCCCAAGTGCTCGATTAATTGCACCCTCTCTGGTAAATGATGGCCTAATTGGACTGAATCGTAAGCCTATAAAACAGAAGCTAGGACCTGCATTCCATCAGTTTTTAAAATGCCTCTCAATCGGTTGCATTACTACAGTTTCATGACCTGGCTGACGGGTCTGAACGGCCTCAATACCTTCTACTACGTCGGCGGAAGCAATAGAATTAGGAATTCTTCGCTACTACAGATGTATTGTTTTGTCCATCACTTGCTATGTGTCCTAGGCCTGGCTATCATGCTCAACTCTTCCTGGGGTAACATTCGCATTTGTGGGACTATCCTGACTCTAGGAGCGACCTGCTCCTTTGCCATCAACTCGTGCTGGGAAAAAAGCCAAGGCATTCGGAAATTGGTCGAGGGATTAGTTCGAATGGAGGCCAAGCACTTCGAAGGACAATCGAGCGGCTTTGCCCTGAAGATACGGGGCTATATGAAACAAGTGCTTGTAGTAGTTACCCTACTAAGGATCCACATCTTCTATCCGATCTACATTAAAAGGATTATACGGTATTGGTTTCTCCTGAATGTGGCCTGCTATTGGCTGGTCTACAACATGCTCTTGGCCGCTGTCTTTGGCTTCTACTGCCTCGTTTGGCAAATGTGTCGCAGCCAAAAGCTGATAAACGATCGGATGACGGAGCTCTTGACCAAGCCAAGGATAAGGAAGCGCTCGAGTAAGATGAGGAGGTGCCTCAAACTCTATACGAAGCTTTTGGTCCTTTGCAATAGTTTGAACTACGAGTACGGCCACATATCCATCTGTGTCCTGGCCTGCAAAAGCTGGTTCCAGATCACCTACGGCTACGAGATATTCAAAATGGTAGCAGCCCCCAAGTCCATCGACCTAAACCTGCCTCTGAGGTTATTTGTGGTTCTGACCTATATCCTGGATGCAGTTAATCTATACTTTGCCACCGATGTGGCCGAATTGTTCACAGCCCTGAGGGAGGACTCCTTGCGTATCCTGCGGGAAAGTAGTCGCTTGGATCCTATGGTGAAGTTTTGGGTTTCCTTTcaataactcctctaaaaatccGTTCTATTTTAATAAACTCGTACACTTCTAAAGCACTTTTCTCTTCCCATTCAGCTGTCCATGTTCACCTTGAATCTGGCTCTGCAGCCAAAGCGGGTCATCTTTCTAAACGCGGTCGCCTTTGACCGAAAGCTGACTCTCACCCTCATGGCCAAGACGTTGTTGTACACAGTCTGTTGGCTGCAAGGCGATTATAAGGAA
Coding sequences:
- the LOC6495640 gene encoding uncharacterized protein LOC6495640; this encodes MPLNRLHYYSFMTWLTGLNGLNTFYYVGGSNRIRNSSLLQMYCFVHHLLCVLGLAIMLNSSWGNIRICGTILTLGATCSFAINSCWEKSQGIRKLVEGLVRMEAKHFEGQSSGFALKIRGYMKQVLVVVTLLRIHIFYPIYIKRIIRYWFLLNVACYWLVYNMLLAAVFGFYCLVWQMCRSQKLINDRMTELLTKPRIRKRSSKMRRCLKLYTKLLVLCNSLNYEYGHISICVLACKSWFQITYGYEIFKMVAAPKSIDLNLPLRLFVVLTYILDAVNLYFATDVAELFTALREDSLRILRESSRLDPMLSMFTLNLALQPKRVIFLNAVAFDRKLTLTLMAKTLLYTVCWLQGDYKELMQ